A single Deltaproteobacteria bacterium DNA region contains:
- a CDS encoding ABC transporter substrate-binding protein → MNLSRQSLAVLCALASFAFSAIEGLQAAEKSAKLTTFRIAYVSRSTLDMPFMIARDRGFFREEGLEPEFVFMKAIQTVQAMLAGGVDFGTATGTAISAAVNGADVRVVFALSDKPSFEMISVPSITSVAQLRGKKIGISAPGSLTEIIARQILIANKIALDQVTMLPLGTSDITWVALKAGTIDATMLQMPQNFIAQDEGFRKLAAGADVYRAVQGGLTTTKAVINDKPELVIKVIRATQKALRLMRSDKRYAIEFIRGPFLDMGKDRDKYAERVYDAAMQYFLVSGTVDEKLQREMIATAAQRTKLAQVPAPERVFDFSFAQKVADTPR, encoded by the coding sequence ATGAACCTGTCGAGACAAAGTCTAGCCGTGCTGTGCGCGCTAGCAAGCTTCGCCTTCAGCGCGATCGAAGGTCTTCAAGCCGCCGAGAAATCCGCCAAGCTCACGACCTTCCGCATCGCCTATGTCTCGCGCAGCACCCTCGACATGCCGTTCATGATCGCTCGCGACCGCGGCTTTTTCCGCGAGGAGGGATTGGAGCCGGAATTCGTCTTCATGAAGGCGATCCAAACCGTGCAAGCGATGCTTGCCGGCGGCGTCGACTTCGGCACGGCGACGGGAACCGCGATCAGCGCCGCGGTCAATGGCGCCGACGTGCGCGTCGTCTTTGCGCTCTCGGACAAACCGTCCTTTGAAATGATCTCGGTGCCGAGCATCACTAGCGTTGCGCAGCTACGCGGCAAGAAGATCGGCATCTCCGCGCCCGGCTCACTGACTGAAATCATCGCCAGGCAAATCCTCATCGCTAACAAGATTGCGCTGGATCAAGTGACGATGCTGCCGCTGGGCACCAGCGATATTACCTGGGTGGCGTTGAAGGCCGGCACTATCGACGCCACCATGCTGCAGATGCCGCAAAATTTTATCGCCCAGGACGAAGGCTTCAGAAAGCTTGCCGCTGGCGCCGATGTCTATCGCGCGGTTCAGGGCGGCCTGACGACGACCAAAGCGGTGATCAACGACAAACCGGAACTGGTGATCAAAGTTATCCGCGCCACGCAAAAAGCGCTGCGCTTGATGCGCAGCGACAAAAGATACGCCATCGAGTTTATTCGCGGCCCGTTCCTTGATATGGGAAAAGACCGCGACAAATACGCCGAGCGCGTTTACGACGCGGCAATGCAATACTTTCTCGTTAGCGGCACCGTCGACGAAAAGCTTCAGCGCGAGATGATCGCCACCGCCGCCCAGCGCACTAAGCTAGCTCAAGTGCCGGCGCCGGAACGGGTATTCGATTTTAGTTTCGCGCAGAAGGTCGCGGACACTCCGCGTTGA